One region of Haloprofundus salilacus genomic DNA includes:
- a CDS encoding transcription initiation factor IIB — protein sequence MERPSRQRQREQQAEQTSDESLECPECSSTDVITDADQGELVCDDCGLVIDERSIDRGPEWRAFNHSERQSKSRVGAPITETMHDRGLTTTIDWKDKDAYGRSLSSEKRSQMHRLRKWQERIRTKDAGERNLQFALSEIDRMASALGVPRSVREVASVIYRRALNEDLIRGRSIEGVATSALYAACRQEGIPRSLDEVAEVSRVPQKEIGRTYRYISQELGLELKPVDPKQFVPRFASALDLSEEVQAKATEIIDVSAEQGLLSGKSPTGFAAAAIYAASLLCNEKKTQREVADVAQVTEVTIRNRYQEQIEAMGFR from the coding sequence ATGGAACGTCCGAGTCGGCAGCGTCAGCGAGAGCAGCAAGCGGAACAGACGTCGGACGAGTCCCTGGAGTGTCCGGAATGTAGTTCTACTGATGTTATCACGGACGCGGATCAGGGTGAACTCGTCTGCGACGACTGTGGTCTCGTCATCGACGAGCGCTCTATCGACCGGGGTCCGGAGTGGCGGGCGTTCAACCACTCCGAGCGCCAGTCGAAGTCTCGTGTCGGTGCACCAATCACCGAGACGATGCACGACCGGGGACTGACGACGACGATTGACTGGAAGGACAAGGACGCCTACGGGCGTTCGCTCTCGTCCGAAAAACGTAGTCAGATGCACCGATTGCGCAAGTGGCAGGAGCGCATCCGTACCAAGGACGCGGGCGAGCGCAACCTCCAGTTCGCGCTCTCCGAGATCGACCGGATGGCCTCCGCACTCGGCGTCCCGCGCTCGGTTCGCGAAGTCGCGTCGGTCATCTACCGCCGTGCGCTCAACGAGGATCTCATCCGCGGCCGTTCCATCGAGGGCGTCGCCACGAGCGCGCTGTACGCCGCCTGCCGACAGGAAGGAATTCCGCGAAGCCTCGACGAAGTTGCCGAAGTATCCCGCGTACCGCAGAAAGAGATCGGACGAACGTATCGCTACATCTCCCAGGAGCTCGGGCTCGAACTGAAACCCGTCGACCCCAAGCAGTTCGTCCCGCGGTTCGCCTCCGCGCTCGACCTCTCCGAGGAAGTGCAGGCGAAAGCGACCGAAATCATCGATGTCTCCGCCGAGCAGGGTCTGCTCTCGGGGAAGTCGCCGACTGGATTCGCCGCCGCCGCCATCTACGCGGCGTCACTGCTGTGCAACGAGAAGAAGACCCAGCGCGAAGTCGCCGACGTCGCGCAGGTGACCGAAGTCACCATCCGCAACCGATATCAGGAACAGATCGAAGCAATGGGCTTCCGCTGA
- a CDS encoding PQQ-dependent sugar dehydrogenase: MGAVGTAVTTETAESVSTDRSLGETAGTSKPAQTGAIPDSVGVETIAEGFEIPLDIAFVPSSDQRYVAEQRGLVWVTESGSVRDEPLLDLRDTVEAGGEKGLLGLALHPNFAENRRLFVRYSAPRRQNTPQSYSHTFVLSEFAVSADSRTADRGSERTVLEIPEPQPNHNAGDLTFGPDGYLYVTVGDGGNGWDLGLGHVDDWYGAVPGGNAQDVRRNLLGSILRIDVDGREGGKPYAIPDDNPLVGRPGLDEHYAWGFRNPWRLSFDGDDLFVGDVGESEYEEVSLVEKGGNYGWNVKEGTHCFAADSCPDRTPESVRGGEPLVDPIIEYSHSGGPLSGNSVIGGYVYRGSALPQLQGAYVFGDLDASGRLFVARRPEDQGMWPTRVVDAVGAGSETLSRIFSFGRSPSGELYVLGGTFDGGALYRIVPTDG, from the coding sequence ATGGGTGCGGTCGGTACGGCGGTGACGACCGAGACCGCCGAGTCGGTATCGACCGACCGATCTCTCGGCGAGACGGCCGGCACGTCGAAACCGGCACAGACGGGAGCGATTCCCGACTCGGTCGGAGTCGAAACGATCGCGGAGGGGTTCGAAATTCCGCTGGACATCGCGTTCGTCCCTAGTTCCGACCAGCGATACGTCGCCGAGCAGCGGGGCCTCGTCTGGGTCACCGAGTCCGGGAGCGTGCGGGACGAACCGCTGCTCGACCTTCGGGACACCGTCGAGGCCGGCGGGGAGAAAGGACTGCTCGGTCTCGCGCTCCACCCGAACTTCGCCGAGAACCGCCGTTTGTTCGTCCGCTACAGCGCGCCGCGCCGACAGAACACGCCGCAGAGCTACAGCCACACGTTCGTCCTCTCGGAGTTCGCCGTGAGTGCCGACAGCAGAACCGCGGACCGCGGTTCCGAGCGCACTGTCCTCGAAATTCCCGAACCGCAACCGAACCACAACGCCGGCGATCTGACGTTCGGACCTGACGGCTACCTCTACGTGACCGTCGGCGACGGCGGAAACGGCTGGGATTTGGGACTTGGCCACGTCGACGACTGGTACGGAGCCGTCCCCGGCGGCAACGCCCAGGACGTGCGTCGCAACCTCCTCGGGAGCATTCTCCGCATCGACGTCGACGGTCGCGAGGGCGGCAAGCCGTACGCGATTCCAGACGACAACCCGCTGGTCGGTCGCCCTGGTCTCGACGAACACTACGCGTGGGGCTTTCGGAACCCGTGGCGACTCTCGTTCGACGGGGACGACCTGTTCGTCGGCGACGTCGGCGAGAGCGAGTACGAGGAGGTGAGCCTAGTCGAGAAGGGCGGCAACTACGGGTGGAACGTGAAGGAGGGGACCCACTGCTTCGCGGCGGACTCCTGTCCGGACCGGACGCCCGAGTCGGTGCGCGGCGGCGAACCGCTCGTCGATCCGATAATCGAGTACTCGCACTCGGGCGGGCCGCTCAGCGGCAACTCCGTCATCGGCGGCTACGTCTACCGCGGGTCGGCACTCCCGCAGTTGCAGGGCGCGTACGTCTTCGGCGACTTGGACGCCAGCGGCCGACTGTTCGTCGCGAGACGACCCGAAGATCAGGGGATGTGGCCGACGCGCGTCGTTGACGCGGTCGGTGCGGGGAGCGAGACCCTCAGCCGCATCTTCTCGTTCGGCCGCAGTCCGTCGGGCGAACTGTACGTGCTCGGCGGAACGTTCGACGGCGGTGCACTCTACCGAATCGTCCCCACGGACGGGTGA
- a CDS encoding VIT1/CCC1 transporter family protein encodes MAERSSRLGTFLERASDPISRRYFISNGFDGTLTAIGVVIGAFLSGIPEGVTVAKIGVGATIGLGTSGAWSVWEIERAEKRIERQELEDAMLRDLGDTRVESEQDAARLANATMSVLGPVLGSVLPLTPFLLEGIAFTMAQATAAAVVVGVALLFTFGAYLGSISKQRWFVAGARMGVAGLVVAMLNFVLPG; translated from the coding sequence ATGGCCGAGCGCAGTTCGCGGCTCGGGACGTTTCTCGAACGGGCGAGCGACCCGATTTCGCGCCGGTACTTCATCTCGAACGGATTCGATGGGACGTTGACGGCCATCGGCGTCGTCATCGGGGCGTTTCTCTCGGGCATCCCGGAGGGAGTTACGGTCGCGAAAATCGGCGTCGGCGCGACGATCGGACTCGGCACCTCCGGCGCCTGGAGTGTCTGGGAGATAGAGCGCGCCGAGAAGCGAATCGAACGACAGGAGTTGGAGGACGCAATGCTGCGCGACCTCGGCGATACGCGCGTCGAGTCCGAACAGGACGCCGCCCGACTGGCGAACGCGACGATGAGCGTGCTCGGTCCCGTGCTCGGGTCGGTGCTGCCGCTCACGCCGTTCCTACTCGAAGGAATCGCGTTCACGATGGCGCAGGCAACCGCGGCGGCGGTGGTCGTCGGGGTCGCGCTCCTGTTCACCTTCGGCGCGTACCTCGGGTCGATCTCGAAACAGCGGTGGTTCGTCGCCGGCGCGCGGATGGGCGTGGCCGGTCTCGTCGTCGCGATGCTGAACTTTGTGCTCCCCGGATGA
- a CDS encoding universal stress protein — protein sequence MYDRILLPTDGSDAAESALPHALELAETFDAELHVLYVVDTRTLATIDLGADAVLSTLEAEGEAAVERLRSRAAETGVDALATVEAGSPPDIIVDYADDHDVDLVVMATHGRRGWNRYLLGSVTERVVRSSDAPVLTARHSEHDE from the coding sequence ATGTATGACCGAATCCTCCTCCCGACAGACGGAAGCGACGCAGCGGAATCGGCCCTTCCGCACGCACTCGAACTCGCCGAGACGTTCGACGCCGAGTTACACGTCCTCTACGTCGTCGACACGCGGACACTCGCGACGATAGACCTCGGAGCCGACGCCGTGCTGTCGACGCTCGAAGCGGAGGGAGAGGCCGCCGTCGAACGCCTTCGGTCGCGCGCGGCCGAGACCGGTGTCGACGCTCTCGCCACCGTCGAGGCAGGGTCACCGCCGGACATCATCGTCGACTACGCCGACGACCACGACGTCGACCTCGTCGTGATGGCCACTCACGGCCGTCGCGGATGGAACCGGTATCTCCTCGGTAGCGTCACCGAACGCGTCGTTCGGAGCTCAGACGCTCCGGTTCTCACCGCTAGACACTCCGAGCACGACGAGTAG
- a CDS encoding DUF6176 family protein, whose amino-acid sequence MSGTSEVILTKSRIRPGKTDRLREWTDEIRAREDEALETLQHEGMHAEAAFVEHAEDGDYLVYYMEADDIEEVFEAFEESPHEIDREHREVMHEVLVGDDAERTIEPLYHLVNPEKR is encoded by the coding sequence ATGAGCGGGACGAGCGAAGTGATACTGACGAAGAGTCGGATTCGACCCGGGAAAACCGACCGACTCCGCGAGTGGACCGACGAGATACGGGCGCGCGAGGACGAGGCGCTCGAAACGCTCCAGCACGAGGGGATGCACGCGGAGGCCGCGTTCGTCGAGCACGCAGAAGACGGCGATTATCTCGTCTACTACATGGAAGCCGACGACATCGAGGAGGTGTTCGAGGCGTTCGAGGAGTCGCCGCACGAAATCGACCGTGAACACCGCGAAGTGATGCACGAGGTACTCGTCGGAGACGACGCCGAACGAACTATCGAACCGCTGTACCACCTTGTCAATCCCGAGAAGCGCTGA
- a CDS encoding 2Fe-2S iron-sulfur cluster-binding protein yields MTEYTVEFVGTGESIEVSDKQTILKACIDEGIAQEYSCRVGMCLACSAEIVEGEVTQPAARGLTEEEAERYALTCMARPQSDLKLDRGKYPPSIESDAQATGDAAAADDD; encoded by the coding sequence ATGACCGAGTACACCGTCGAGTTCGTTGGCACCGGCGAGAGCATCGAAGTCTCCGACAAGCAGACCATCCTGAAAGCCTGTATCGACGAGGGAATCGCACAGGAGTACTCCTGCCGCGTCGGGATGTGTCTGGCGTGTTCGGCCGAGATCGTCGAAGGCGAGGTCACTCAGCCCGCCGCGCGCGGACTCACCGAGGAGGAGGCCGAGCGGTACGCGCTCACCTGCATGGCCCGCCCGCAGAGCGACCTGAAACTCGACCGCGGGAAGTACCCGCCGAGCATCGAAAGCGACGCGCAGGCGACCGGCGATGCGGCCGCGGCCGACGACGACTGA
- a CDS encoding DUF211 domain-containing protein, whose product MAPIRRVVLDLLKPYEPPTDQLASELAGLDGIDGVNAKLVETDQEVQNLKLTVEGGHIDYERLESTIYDLGGSIHSIDEVAAGEYIVEESETPQD is encoded by the coding sequence ATGGCACCGATTCGCCGCGTCGTACTCGACCTGTTGAAACCCTACGAACCACCGACCGACCAACTGGCGTCCGAGCTCGCAGGACTCGACGGAATCGACGGGGTGAACGCGAAACTCGTCGAGACCGATCAGGAGGTACAGAATCTGAAGCTGACGGTGGAGGGCGGCCACATCGACTACGAACGCCTCGAATCGACCATCTACGACCTCGGGGGTTCAATACACTCTATCGACGAAGTCGCCGCGGGCGAGTACATCGTCGAAGAGAGCGAGACGCCGCAGGACTGA
- a CDS encoding flippase activity-associated protein Agl23: protein MNPRDDAAFTRFDRATLAVVGLAVVALVARLVGLGARAFHWDEARVGYWTLRYLDSGAFEYRPVAGGTFLPLVNRHVFALLGANDFTGRLVVALVGGLLPLVALLYRSRLRDDETVAFALVLAVEPVLLYYSRFARGEVLLAAFALLAVGCFLRVVDGGRRRYLYVSVGAVGLALATSGFAVVTLFCWAFAAFLTFDHLRVRGDANPVETAERAWRALVSWATPLARSLFVLLGVLFFFYAPRAGDSGDVGLWNLTTLPTTVESAFLGSFRKFWAVRIDYRRTNGHELLPYLADYGELLAAVSLPVLALAAGAFFYDRYLTGGRRPLLHFFAFWAGVSLLLVPTLAEQFAPWLVVHTVVALTLPAALGAAALARVARIGLARDQAARVGAVALVSMVLLAHVGGVAATNAYGPPGPNDRLAQYAQPSQPLEPMLENASAAMERTEGPDVVYVGEAFYTSSADGDLQPPVSDAWGNRLPLPWYFERLGAQQTSVAAPSDLETVTGTPAVVVVDTENRSQVARQLEGYESTGYELGLWNREVFVFVLQ from the coding sequence ATGAATCCTCGCGACGACGCCGCCTTCACCCGGTTCGACCGAGCGACTCTCGCCGTCGTCGGTCTCGCGGTCGTCGCTCTCGTCGCCCGCCTCGTCGGTCTCGGGGCCAGAGCGTTCCACTGGGACGAGGCGCGAGTCGGCTACTGGACGCTTCGCTACCTCGACTCAGGCGCGTTCGAGTACCGTCCCGTTGCCGGCGGGACGTTCCTTCCGCTCGTGAACCGCCACGTGTTCGCGCTCCTCGGCGCAAACGACTTCACCGGTCGCCTCGTCGTCGCCCTCGTCGGCGGGCTGCTCCCGCTCGTCGCGCTCCTCTACCGAAGCCGTCTCCGCGATGACGAGACGGTCGCGTTCGCGCTCGTCCTCGCCGTCGAACCGGTGTTGCTCTACTACTCCCGGTTCGCCCGCGGCGAGGTACTTCTCGCCGCGTTCGCGTTGCTCGCTGTCGGCTGCTTCCTCCGGGTCGTCGACGGTGGGCGTCGCCGGTATCTCTACGTCAGCGTCGGCGCGGTCGGTCTCGCGCTCGCCACCTCGGGGTTCGCCGTCGTCACGCTGTTCTGTTGGGCGTTCGCGGCGTTTCTGACGTTCGACCATCTCCGCGTCCGCGGCGACGCGAACCCGGTCGAGACGGCCGAACGCGCGTGGCGCGCGCTCGTCTCGTGGGCGACGCCGCTCGCGCGCTCGCTGTTCGTTCTACTCGGCGTGCTGTTCTTCTTCTACGCGCCCCGTGCGGGCGACTCCGGCGATGTCGGTCTCTGGAACCTCACGACGCTTCCGACGACCGTCGAATCGGCGTTTCTCGGCTCGTTCCGGAAGTTCTGGGCCGTCCGAATCGACTACCGGCGGACGAACGGGCACGAACTGCTCCCGTACCTTGCTGACTACGGCGAACTGCTGGCGGCGGTGTCGCTGCCGGTGTTGGCGCTGGCCGCCGGCGCGTTCTTCTACGACCGGTATCTGACGGGGGGTCGGCGACCGCTGCTCCACTTCTTCGCCTTCTGGGCGGGCGTCTCGCTTCTCCTCGTTCCGACGCTCGCAGAACAGTTCGCCCCGTGGCTCGTCGTCCACACTGTCGTCGCGCTGACGCTCCCGGCAGCGCTCGGTGCGGCCGCGCTCGCCCGGGTCGCACGAATCGGACTTGCGCGCGACCAAGCGGCCCGTGTCGGGGCGGTCGCACTCGTCTCGATGGTTCTGCTGGCCCACGTCGGCGGCGTCGCCGCTACGAACGCCTACGGGCCGCCGGGACCCAACGACCGCCTCGCTCAGTACGCACAGCCCTCGCAGCCGCTCGAACCGATGCTCGAAAACGCTTCCGCGGCGATGGAGCGCACAGAGGGTCCGGATGTCGTCTACGTCGGCGAGGCGTTCTACACCTCCAGCGCCGACGGCGACTTGCAACCGCCGGTCTCCGACGCGTGGGGCAATCGCCTCCCGTTGCCGTGGTACTTCGAGCGCCTCGGCGCGCAACAGACGAGCGTCGCCGCGCCGAGCGACCTGGAGACAGTTACCGGAACACCCGCCGTCGTCGTCGTCGACACCGAGAACCGGAGTCAGGTCGCGCGGCAACTGGAGGGGTACGAGTCAACGGGCTACGAACTCGGTCTGTGGAACCGCGAAGTGTTCGTCTTCGTGCTACAGTGA
- a CDS encoding MBL fold metallo-hydrolase, with translation MSSDEIALSPSSLAETLRAGERVRVLDVRNRDESDQWPLGGGDVETTHLPYMKFVQAQAKDEIGDLAAEFDDGERVVVICGRGESSATVAEALREHGLDAVNLEDGMRGWARAYHAEELDADADGATVIQYQRPASGCLAYLVVSGDEAAVIDPLRTFADRYVEDARDRAAELRYALDTHVHADHVSGVREVADRSDAVRVVPEGATDRGLAFDAELVGDSDELTVGDATLEAMHVPGHTTEMTAYRVGKVLIDGDLLFSESVARPDLERGDDGAEEMARQLHRTLHERVLALPDETVVAPGHYGDDADPEEDGTYTATLGELRDRLDALSMEEDAFVDYALSAMPPRPNNFEEIIETNLGRGSVDDDEAFELELGPNNCAATAD, from the coding sequence ATGAGTTCCGACGAAATCGCCCTCTCTCCGTCGTCGCTGGCCGAGACGCTCCGCGCCGGTGAGCGAGTCCGGGTACTGGACGTGCGCAACCGCGACGAGTCCGACCAGTGGCCGCTCGGCGGCGGCGACGTCGAGACGACGCACCTCCCGTACATGAAATTCGTCCAGGCGCAGGCGAAAGACGAAATCGGGGACCTCGCGGCCGAGTTCGACGATGGCGAGCGGGTCGTCGTCATCTGCGGACGCGGCGAGTCGAGCGCGACGGTGGCCGAGGCGCTCCGCGAGCACGGCCTCGACGCAGTGAACCTCGAAGACGGGATGCGCGGCTGGGCGCGGGCGTACCACGCCGAGGAACTCGACGCCGACGCGGACGGCGCGACGGTAATCCAGTACCAGCGACCAGCGAGCGGCTGTCTCGCGTACCTCGTCGTCTCCGGAGACGAAGCTGCCGTTATCGATCCGCTCCGCACGTTCGCCGACCGCTACGTCGAGGACGCCCGCGACCGCGCCGCAGAGCTACGGTACGCGCTTGATACCCACGTCCACGCCGACCACGTCAGCGGCGTTCGCGAGGTGGCCGACCGGAGCGACGCGGTCCGGGTCGTACCCGAAGGAGCGACCGACCGCGGACTCGCGTTCGACGCCGAACTGGTCGGCGATAGCGACGAACTCACCGTCGGCGACGCGACGCTCGAAGCGATGCACGTACCGGGGCACACGACCGAGATGACCGCTTACCGGGTCGGGAAGGTCCTCATTGACGGCGACCTGCTGTTCTCCGAGAGTGTTGCCCGGCCCGACCTCGAACGTGGCGACGACGGGGCCGAGGAGATGGCGCGACAGCTACACCGGACGCTCCACGAGCGAGTGCTCGCGCTGCCCGACGAGACGGTGGTCGCGCCCGGCCACTACGGTGACGACGCCGACCCCGAAGAAGACGGCACGTACACTGCGACGCTCGGCGAACTGAGAGACCGATTGGACGCACTGTCGATGGAGGAAGACGCGTTCGTCGATTACGCGCTGTCGGCGATGCCGCCGCGACCGAACAACTTCGAGGAGATAATCGAAACGAACCTCGGTCGCGGTTCGGTCGACGACGACGAGGCGTTCGAGTTGGAACTCGGCCCGAACAACTGCGCGGCGACGGCGGACTGA
- a CDS encoding rubrerythrin family protein, with protein sequence MDATKFRETVETSKRTELDRLGSSQLLVALTDAELDAESVLRVAAGSEAAAYGTFSSWADDEVSDAAREAFEAVAEQEADHHERVVAAMDGSPDETLEDATDADAGPMHGYLRGRDDTVSRVAGGMVGRSLLSLRTHTQIIGFFVNEADEKRADLFRDLKGETRDTLDRGLELLEETCETDEEWERARATAEYVIRLVYDDYADALGELGLNPKSVC encoded by the coding sequence ATGGACGCCACGAAGTTCCGCGAGACGGTGGAAACGTCGAAGCGAACCGAACTCGACCGATTGGGGTCGAGCCAACTGCTCGTCGCGCTGACCGACGCGGAGTTGGACGCCGAGTCGGTCCTCCGCGTCGCCGCCGGGAGCGAGGCCGCCGCCTACGGGACGTTCTCGTCGTGGGCCGACGACGAGGTGTCCGACGCGGCGCGCGAGGCGTTCGAGGCGGTGGCCGAGCAGGAGGCCGACCACCACGAGCGCGTCGTTGCCGCAATGGACGGCAGCCCAGACGAGACGCTCGAAGACGCGACCGATGCCGACGCCGGTCCGATGCACGGCTACCTCCGCGGACGCGACGACACCGTCTCGCGCGTCGCAGGTGGGATGGTCGGCCGGTCGCTGCTCTCGCTTCGGACACACACCCAGATTATCGGCTTCTTCGTCAACGAGGCCGACGAGAAACGCGCGGACCTCTTCCGGGACCTGAAAGGCGAGACGCGGGACACCCTCGACCGCGGCTTGGAACTTCTGGAGGAAACCTGCGAAACTGACGAGGAGTGGGAGCGCGCGCGGGCGACGGCGGAGTACGTGATTCGGTTGGTGTACGACGACTACGCCGACGCGCTGGGCGAGTTGGGGTTGAATCCGAAGTCGGTATGTTAG